CAGGCTTAGACCTAGTCGAGTGGCAGTTGAAAATTGCGGCAGGTGAAAAACTGAACTTTCAACAAGAAGACATTCAGATGTTGGGTCATGCCATTGAAGTAAGGATTTATGCAGAAGACCCAAAAACCTTTTTCCCATCCCCAGGAACGATTGAAGAATTGATCCTACCAGAAGCTCCTTACATTCGACATGAATGTCCAGTGAGCGCCGGTTCAGTAGTGACACCATTTTATGATCCGATGATTGCCAAACTGATTGTGTCAGCACCGACAAGAGAGGAAGCTATTGTACGCATGCAAGCAGCACTAGCTGAATATAAGGTCAAGGGTATTAAAACAAACCTTCCGATGCTACAAGAGGTCTTGCACCATCCTGTTTTCCAAAGAGGAGAAGCAACGACAGCATTTGTACAAGAACACTTACAACAACGAACCCAAGGAGGAAGTCAATCATGAGTAAAGTAATAACAACAATGGCAGGAAATGTATGGAAAGTATTAGTGAAAGAAGGCGACAAAGTGGAAGAGGGTCAAGACGTCGCTATTTTAGAATCAATGAAAATGGAGATTCCTGTCCCTGCCGAAGAAGGTGGAACGGTTAAAGTCATTCATAAACAAGAAGGAGAGTTTGTGGATGAAGGAGAGGTTTTATTAGAACTGGAATAAAGGCGAGTGATCGAAAGGAGGATTCTCTTGAGACAAGATCAAGTATTAATACGAGAAGTTGGACCACGAGATGGCCTTCAAAATGAAAAAGCACTGATCGAGACAAAGGATAAAGTAGCTTGGATCAATCAGCTCTCTAAAACAGGTCTTTCTTATATCGAGGTGACGTCATTTGTTCATCCGAAGTGGATTCCTGCCTTAGCGGACTCTTTCGATGTGGCAAAGCAAATTAAAAGGGAACGAGGCGTCACGTATGCTGCCCTCGTTCCAAATGAGCGCGGTCTTGTAAGAGCTTTAGAGGCTGATTTAGATGAAATATCGATCTTTATGTCAGCGAGTGAGACGCATAATCAAAAAAATATCAATAAATCGATAGCAGAGACACTTCCAATTTTAGCGAAAGTCACACAGGAAGCTAAAAACGCTGGAAAATCCGTCAGAGGGTATGTATCGACTGTATTTGGCTGCCCATATGAAGGGGTAGTCTCTGTCGATCAGGTGTTACATATTGCAGATGAACTAATGAACATGGGAATTGATGAGCTATCGATCGGAGACACAATTGGCGTGGCGACCCCGCTCGAAATGGAGTCAGTGATCAAGGCCTTAGCTAGCCGTATTCCTATCGATAAGCTCGCACTACATGTACATGATACGAGAGGAACGGCCTTATTGAATGTTCATACCGCTTATCAATTAGGGATCAGAAAATTTGATGGATCGGTCGGTGGATTAGGAGGCTGTCCATATGCACCAGGTGCTTCGGGTAATGTCGCTACAGAAGACATGCTCTATCTCTTTGATCAGATGAATGTGAAGACAGATGTTTCATTCGATCAGCTTTTGCAAAGTGCAGCCTTTATCCAAGAGAAAGTCGGTAGAACATTACCAAGTCATAACTTGCAAGCATTTGTGGCATCAATGTCATCGATTGAGGGGGGAGTCGAATGAGTTCTCAAGTTCAATTTGCGAAAAGCGAGAATGGTGTGGCAACGGTTACGCTCAACCGACCGGAAGCAGCGAACGCTCTTTCCGTTGAGATGCTGCAACACCTTCATACATTAATCAATGAGCTAACATTTGATGAAGCAATCCGAGTTGTTGTTTTTTCGGGGGCTGGTGAGAAAGTCTTTTGTGCAGGTGCAGACTTAAAAGAGCGTGCGAATATGAATGCGACCGAGGTGAAGCAGACGGTTTCATTGATTCGAACATTGATGGATAAAGTCGAAGCCTTGCCGCACCCAACGATTGCTGCGATGAATGGAGGCGCGTTTGGAGGTGGCCTTGAGCTAGCTTTAGCATGTGATCTACGTCTTGCAAGTACTCATGGGAGCTACGGGCTGACTGAAACCTCTTTAGCGATTATCCCTGGTGCAGGGGGGACACAACGTTTGCCACGATTAATTGGCCTTGGTAAAGCAAAAGAATTGATTTTTACTGCTGCCAAACTGACAGGAGACGAAGCCTTACAGATTGGGTTAGTCGAGCATGTTGTTCAAAGAGATGAACTTCTAAACTACGCAATGGAACTAGCAAATAAAATGAGTGTCAATGGGCCGATTGCGCTCCGTGCGGCGAAACAAGCAATTCGAACTGGGATGCAAGTCGACCTCACTACAGCTCTTACTATAGAAAAACTGGCTTATGAACAGACCATCCCGACAAAAGATCGTTTAGAAGGCTTGCAAGCTTTTAAAGAAAAAAGAAAACCAAATTACCGAGGAGAATAGGAGGCGTTCATATGTCATTTGAAAAAATACTCCAAGAGCGAGTGGAAACGATCAAAAAAGGTGGGGCGGAAAAATATCACTCGAGCAACGCGGAAAAAGGGAAACTTTTTGTCCGTGATCGACTCGAGAAATTATTTGATGAAGGTGTTGAGCTTGAGGACGGGCTGTTTGCAAATTGTCAAGCAGAGGGACTACCAGCAGACGGCGTCGTGACTGTTATAGGTAAGATTGATGGCCAAACGGTGTGTGTGATGGCCAATGATTCAACCATCAAAGCGGGATCTTGGGGCGCTAGAACGGTAGAAAAAATCATCCGTATTCAAGAGACAGCTGAAAAACTGAACGTACCAATGTTGTATTTAGTTGATTCAGCCGGAGCTAGAATTACAGACCAAGTCGAGATGTTTCCAGGTCGTAGAGGAGCCGGACGAATTTTTTACAATCAAGTGAAGCTCTCAGGACGTGTCCCACAAATCTGCGTATTGTTTGGTCCGTCGGCAGCAGGTGGAGCGTATATCCCTGCTTTTTGTGACATTGTGATTATGGTCGATGGAAATGCGTCGATGTATCTCGGTTCGCCGCGTATGGCGGAAATGGTCATTGGTGAAAAAGTGTCGCTAGAGGAAATGGGCGGGGCGAAAATGCATTGTTCGGTCTCAGGCTGCGGAGATGTGTTAGCCAAAACAGAAGAAGAGGCCATTCAAATGGCTCGTGAGTATTTATCTTACTTCCCAGCAAATTACGGGGAACTACCGCCAGAAGTACTTCCAGCTGAGCCAAAAGCGTTTGAAAAAACAGTCGATGAGATTATTCCGAAAAACCAAAATGCTCCTTTCAATATGCATGACTTGATTGAGCGCGTCATTGACGAGGACTCGTTCTTTGAAATAAAGAAATTATTTGCGCCTGAACTCATTACAGGACTAGCAAGAATGGACGGAAAGCCAGTCGGTATTATTGCGAATCAACCTCGTGCAAAAGGTGGCGTATTGTTCCATGATTCTGCGGATAAAGCAGCTAAGTTTATTAATTTATGCGATGCCTACCATATTCCACTCGTTTTCCTTGCTGATATTCCTGGATTTATGATTGGAACGAAAGTTGAGAGAGCTGGCATCATTCGTCACGGGGCGAAAATGATTTCGGCGATGAGCGAAGCAACCGTTCCGAAGATCTCAATTATTGTGAGAAAAGCCTATGGCGCTGGTCTATATGCGATGGCTGGTCCTGCTTTCGAGCCAGATTGTTGCTTAGCTCTACCCAATGCTCAAATTGCAGTAATGGGTCCAGAAGCTGCGGTGAATGCTGTCTATGCTAACAAAATCGCTGAACTTCCGGAGGAGGAGCGAGCAGCCTTTGTTGAAGAAAAGCGCCAAGAATACAAAGAAAATATTGATGTGTACCGTTTGGCCTCTGAAATGGTCATCGATGGCATTATTCAAGGAAATGACCTGCGTAAAGAACTCATCACACGTTTAGAAACATACCGCACAAAGGAGCTTCAATTTACACACCGTAAGCACCCCGTGTATCCAGTATAAGACCGAAGCGGGCACATATATCTTATGTGTCCGTTTTTTCTAAAAAGGAGGACTCGTAGATATGAGCGAAACGTTGTGGCACCCCACTCAACAATATGTCGAACAAACAAGGCTATATCAATGGATGAAGAAATTAGGAATGAATAATTATGATGACTTTTACAAAAAATCAATTGATGACGTTGCTTGGTTTTGGCATGAAGCAGAAAAAGAGTTAGAGATCCCATGGTATGAACCTTACACACAAACATTGAATGACTCAAACGGAATTGAGTGGCCTCTGTGGTTTGATCAAGGCACGTTAAATGCCACACATGCCTCCATTGGGAAGTGGGTAAATGATGAGGAAATGAAAAATGAAAAGGCGATAATTTGGGAAGGAGAAACGGGCGAGACGCGGACGTTTACTTTCTTAGAATTAGAGGAGGAAGTTGCGCGGATTGCTGGTGGATTAAGAAAAATTGGTCTAAAGCGTGGAGACGTTGCGGGGATTTACATGCCGATGATTCCTGAGACGGTCATTGCGATGATGGCCATTTCAAAAATTGGGGCAATCTTTGCGCCTGTTTTCTCAGGGTACGGGGCAGAGGCGGTGGCGACGAGGTTACAAGCCTCTGAAGCAAAAGTATTAATTACGGCAGATGGGTTTATGAGGCGTGGCAAAGCCGTCATGATGAAAGAGGAAGCAAGCGAAGCGGCAAGTTTAGCTCCGACAATCGAGAAGGTTGTCGTTGTTCGAAGGCTGAAAGCAAATGTATCGTGGGACGATCATATCGATGTTGATTGGCAAAGGCTACGTAGGGCCGAAACATTTGAACGCACAGAGCGAATGGATTCTCATGAAGCATTAATGCTACTCTACACATCTGGTACAACAGGAAAACCAAAAGGAGCAGTACATACGCATAGTGGTTTTCCAATCAAAGCGGCTTTTGATGCAGGGATTTGTATGGATGTGAAGAAACATGACGTCTTGTTTTGGTACACCGATATGGGATGGATGATGGGACCTTTTCTCGTTTACGGAGGTTTGATGAACGGAGCAACGGTGATGTTATACGAAGGGACACCTGACTTTCCTAAGCCTAACCGAATATGGGAGCTGGTCGATAAGCATGCAGTGACGCATTTAGGAATTTCTCCAACATTAATTCGCTCGCTAATGACAAAAGGTGACGATTGGGTAGATCAACATTCTCTTCAAT
Above is a genomic segment from Bacillus sp. FJAT-45037 containing:
- a CDS encoding acetyl-CoA carboxylase biotin carboxyl carrier protein subunit, whose protein sequence is MSKVITTMAGNVWKVLVKEGDKVEEGQDVAILESMKMEIPVPAEEGGTVKVIHKQEGEFVDEGEVLLELE
- a CDS encoding hydroxymethylglutaryl-CoA lyase → MRQDQVLIREVGPRDGLQNEKALIETKDKVAWINQLSKTGLSYIEVTSFVHPKWIPALADSFDVAKQIKRERGVTYAALVPNERGLVRALEADLDEISIFMSASETHNQKNINKSIAETLPILAKVTQEAKNAGKSVRGYVSTVFGCPYEGVVSVDQVLHIADELMNMGIDELSIGDTIGVATPLEMESVIKALASRIPIDKLALHVHDTRGTALLNVHTAYQLGIRKFDGSVGGLGGCPYAPGASGNVATEDMLYLFDQMNVKTDVSFDQLLQSAAFIQEKVGRTLPSHNLQAFVASMSSIEGGVE
- a CDS encoding enoyl-CoA hydratase → MSSQVQFAKSENGVATVTLNRPEAANALSVEMLQHLHTLINELTFDEAIRVVVFSGAGEKVFCAGADLKERANMNATEVKQTVSLIRTLMDKVEALPHPTIAAMNGGAFGGGLELALACDLRLASTHGSYGLTETSLAIIPGAGGTQRLPRLIGLGKAKELIFTAAKLTGDEALQIGLVEHVVQRDELLNYAMELANKMSVNGPIALRAAKQAIRTGMQVDLTTALTIEKLAYEQTIPTKDRLEGLQAFKEKRKPNYRGE
- a CDS encoding acyl-CoA carboxylase subunit beta; amino-acid sequence: MSFEKILQERVETIKKGGAEKYHSSNAEKGKLFVRDRLEKLFDEGVELEDGLFANCQAEGLPADGVVTVIGKIDGQTVCVMANDSTIKAGSWGARTVEKIIRIQETAEKLNVPMLYLVDSAGARITDQVEMFPGRRGAGRIFYNQVKLSGRVPQICVLFGPSAAGGAYIPAFCDIVIMVDGNASMYLGSPRMAEMVIGEKVSLEEMGGAKMHCSVSGCGDVLAKTEEEAIQMAREYLSYFPANYGELPPEVLPAEPKAFEKTVDEIIPKNQNAPFNMHDLIERVIDEDSFFEIKKLFAPELITGLARMDGKPVGIIANQPRAKGGVLFHDSADKAAKFINLCDAYHIPLVFLADIPGFMIGTKVERAGIIRHGAKMISAMSEATVPKISIIVRKAYGAGLYAMAGPAFEPDCCLALPNAQIAVMGPEAAVNAVYANKIAELPEEERAAFVEEKRQEYKENIDVYRLASEMVIDGIIQGNDLRKELITRLETYRTKELQFTHRKHPVYPV
- a CDS encoding AMP-binding protein; its protein translation is MSETLWHPTQQYVEQTRLYQWMKKLGMNNYDDFYKKSIDDVAWFWHEAEKELEIPWYEPYTQTLNDSNGIEWPLWFDQGTLNATHASIGKWVNDEEMKNEKAIIWEGETGETRTFTFLELEEEVARIAGGLRKIGLKRGDVAGIYMPMIPETVIAMMAISKIGAIFAPVFSGYGAEAVATRLQASEAKVLITADGFMRRGKAVMMKEEASEAASLAPTIEKVVVVRRLKANVSWDDHIDVDWQRLRRAETFERTERMDSHEALMLLYTSGTTGKPKGAVHTHSGFPIKAAFDAGICMDVKKHDVLFWYTDMGWMMGPFLVYGGLMNGATVMLYEGTPDFPKPNRIWELVDKHAVTHLGISPTLIRSLMTKGDDWVDQHSLQSLKVIGSTGEPWNPEPWLWLFNTVGKKQLPIFNYSGGTEIAGGILGNVLLRPIGPITFNSPLPGMAADVYDESGQSLDGAVGELVITKPWVGMTKGFWRDSERYLDTYWSRFKDTWVHGDWVIKDDEGQWTITGRSDDILNVAGKRLGPAEVESVLVGHQNVREAGVIGIPDDVKGEAAVCFAVLNEHVESSETLRGELLTLVAEKLGKALKPKEIYFVSDLPKTRNAKVMRRAIKASYLGRELGDISALENAEILTEIRALDQRTRK